The following proteins come from a genomic window of Streptomyces liliiviolaceus:
- a CDS encoding CPBP family intramembrane glutamic endopeptidase: protein MRFVWQLVAVAAVAFVGGQGIMATEGEPWLQLLVGVPTAVLAVFVYRWVVGRTERRPVTELALEEAPSALGRGTLIGAALFSAVIVNLFTSGYYDVDGIDSRSGAMGLLGFMAAAATTEELMFRGVLFRIAEERIGTWIALVLTGALFGLSHLLNPNASLWGAAAIAVEAGGMLTAAYVATRSLWLPIGLHFGWNYAASGVFSTEVSGNDTPPGLLDSSMSGPSLLTGGDFGPEGSVYSVLFCVLATITFMWLAHRRGRVLPRRSRAQRAGATATLPR from the coding sequence ATGAGGTTCGTCTGGCAGCTCGTGGCGGTCGCCGCGGTCGCTTTCGTCGGTGGTCAGGGAATCATGGCGACGGAGGGCGAACCGTGGCTCCAGTTGCTCGTCGGCGTACCGACGGCCGTGCTCGCGGTGTTCGTCTACCGGTGGGTGGTGGGGCGGACCGAGCGGCGGCCGGTCACCGAACTGGCCCTGGAGGAGGCCCCCTCCGCGCTGGGCCGCGGAACCCTGATCGGCGCCGCGCTGTTCAGCGCCGTCATCGTCAACCTCTTCACCTCCGGGTACTACGACGTCGACGGGATCGACTCGCGGTCGGGCGCGATGGGCCTGCTCGGCTTCATGGCCGCCGCCGCGACGACGGAGGAACTGATGTTCCGTGGCGTCCTGTTCCGTATCGCCGAGGAGCGCATCGGCACCTGGATCGCGCTGGTGCTGACCGGCGCGCTGTTCGGTCTGTCGCACCTGCTCAACCCGAACGCCAGCCTGTGGGGCGCCGCCGCCATCGCCGTCGAGGCGGGCGGCATGCTCACCGCCGCGTATGTCGCCACCCGCTCGCTGTGGCTGCCCATCGGCCTGCACTTCGGCTGGAACTACGCCGCGTCCGGCGTCTTCAGTACCGAAGTGTCCGGCAACGACACTCCTCCGGGGCTGCTGGACTCCTCGATGTCGGGCCCGTCGCTGCTCACCGGCGGCGACTTCGGCCCGGAGGGAAGCGTGTACTCGGTGCTGTTCTGCGTGCTGGCGACGATCACGTTCATGTGGCTGGCCCACCGGCGCGGCCGGGTGCTGCCGCGCCGCTCGCGTGCCCAGCGTGCCGGCGCCACCGCTACACTCCCCCGATGA
- a CDS encoding response regulator has product MASPIRVLVCDDQVLIRTGLVTIIDAQPDLEVAGECGDGRAAVDLAAQVRPDVVVMDVRMPVLDGIEATRLLAGAGVPHPVKVLVVTTFNLDEYVYEALRAGASGFLLKDAPPAQLLHGIRTVGAGAALLDPEVTRRLVGRYAARIRPADSTAPQDIPLTPRELEVLRLIANGLSNSEIAATLVISPETVKTFVSRILAKLNLRDRVQAVVYAYRQGLVT; this is encoded by the coding sequence GTGGCCTCCCCGATCCGGGTCCTGGTCTGCGACGACCAGGTGCTGATCCGCACCGGTCTGGTGACGATCATCGACGCCCAGCCCGATCTGGAGGTGGCGGGCGAGTGCGGGGACGGACGGGCCGCGGTCGACCTCGCCGCCCAAGTGCGGCCGGACGTCGTGGTGATGGACGTACGGATGCCGGTGCTCGACGGCATCGAGGCCACCCGCCTGCTGGCCGGCGCGGGGGTGCCGCATCCCGTCAAGGTGCTCGTGGTGACCACGTTCAATCTGGACGAGTACGTGTACGAAGCGCTGCGCGCGGGGGCGAGCGGTTTCCTGCTCAAGGACGCTCCCCCCGCCCAACTCCTGCACGGCATCAGGACCGTGGGCGCGGGCGCGGCCCTGCTGGACCCCGAGGTGACGCGCAGGCTGGTGGGCCGTTACGCCGCCCGCATCCGCCCCGCCGACAGCACCGCTCCGCAGGACATCCCGCTGACACCGCGCGAGTTGGAGGTCCTGCGCCTCATCGCGAACGGCCTCTCCAACAGCGAGATCGCCGCGACCCTCGTGATCAGCCCGGAGACGGTCAAGACCTTCGTCTCCCGCATCCTGGCGAAGCTCAATCTGCGCGACCGGGTGCAGGCGGTGGTGTACGCGTACCGCCAGGGGCTGGTGACCTGA
- a CDS encoding rhomboid family intramembrane serine protease, whose amino-acid sequence MTYERQGVGLPAPQSRGERARSAALLTGGWVALLWVLEGIDAVSGHALDTFGITPREFGELRDIVPAAFLHFGFDHLAANSLPLLVLGFLTALSGTRRFLAVVTVTILVSGLGVWLTAPAHSLTAGASGVVFGLFGYLLVRGFVDRRIGDVVVGLLVGAVYGSILWGVLPTATGVSWQGHLFGLLGGVVAAFAFRRPRDTRIRV is encoded by the coding sequence ATGACGTACGAACGGCAGGGCGTGGGCCTTCCCGCTCCGCAGTCGCGCGGTGAGCGGGCCAGGAGCGCGGCCCTGCTGACCGGCGGCTGGGTCGCCCTGCTCTGGGTGCTCGAAGGCATCGACGCGGTCAGCGGCCATGCCCTGGACACGTTCGGCATCACCCCGCGCGAGTTCGGCGAGCTGCGCGACATCGTGCCCGCCGCCTTCCTGCACTTCGGCTTCGACCATCTCGCGGCGAACAGCCTGCCGCTGCTCGTCCTCGGCTTCCTCACCGCGCTGTCCGGCACCCGCCGCTTCCTCGCCGTCGTCACGGTGACGATCCTCGTCAGCGGCCTGGGCGTCTGGCTCACCGCACCCGCCCACTCCCTGACCGCGGGCGCGTCCGGCGTCGTGTTCGGCCTCTTCGGCTATCTGCTGGTACGGGGCTTCGTGGACCGCCGCATCGGAGACGTGGTCGTGGGACTCCTCGTGGGCGCGGTGTACGGCTCGATCCTGTGGGGCGTCCTGCCGACGGCGACCGGGGTCAGCTGGCAGGGGCATCTCTTCGGACTGCTGGGC
- a CDS encoding CPBP family intramembrane glutamic endopeptidase, with amino-acid sequence MSLWNTQAVRWVKDQYTQSDFEPTRRVWPVGVRLAVMVVLFVLVTGLAAGMRSVAGDNPVLSLLFGAVSVLIALTVYAAAVRFLEQRPVTELDTTDAGSGLRVGTAVGLGLLTATLALIALFGGYGTKGGVSVGGALTVLGMMAGVAVVEELLFRGIVFRLVEELTGTRGAMVISGLLFGGLHLVNSGATVWGALAIAIEGGLMLGAVYAATRSLWMPIGIHFGWNFALSGIFGVTVSGNDDQPTGLLHGVLSGPEAITGGGFGPEAGIFAIVVCTVPTVVFLRLAKRRGRLYTRRQLRSAGTTAAS; translated from the coding sequence ATGTCGCTCTGGAACACGCAGGCCGTGCGGTGGGTCAAGGACCAGTACACGCAGTCGGACTTCGAGCCCACGCGCCGGGTGTGGCCGGTCGGGGTGCGGCTCGCGGTGATGGTGGTGCTGTTCGTCCTGGTGACGGGGCTCGCCGCCGGGATGCGGAGCGTGGCGGGCGACAACCCGGTGCTGTCCCTGCTGTTCGGCGCCGTGTCCGTGCTGATCGCCCTGACGGTCTACGCGGCGGCGGTGCGGTTCCTCGAACAGCGTCCCGTGACCGAACTGGACACCACCGACGCCGGATCCGGTCTGCGCGTCGGCACCGCCGTCGGCCTCGGACTCCTCACCGCGACGCTCGCGCTGATCGCCCTGTTCGGCGGCTACGGCACGAAGGGCGGGGTGTCCGTCGGCGGCGCCCTGACCGTTCTCGGGATGATGGCCGGGGTCGCGGTCGTCGAGGAACTCCTCTTCCGCGGCATCGTCTTCCGCCTCGTCGAGGAACTCACCGGCACCCGGGGCGCGATGGTGATCTCGGGCCTGCTCTTCGGAGGTCTGCACCTGGTCAACTCCGGTGCCACCGTGTGGGGCGCGCTGGCCATCGCCATCGAGGGCGGCCTGATGCTCGGCGCCGTCTACGCGGCCACCCGCTCCCTGTGGATGCCGATCGGCATCCACTTCGGCTGGAACTTCGCCCTGAGCGGCATCTTCGGCGTCACGGTCTCCGGCAACGACGACCAGCCCACCGGCCTGCTCCACGGCGTGCTGTCGGGCCCCGAGGCGATCACCGGCGGCGGCTTCGGCCCGGAGGCCGGCATCTTCGCCATCGTCGTCTGCACCGTCCCCACGGTCGTGTTCCTGCGCCTGGCCAAGCGCCGTGGCCGCCTCTACACCCGCCGGCAGCTCCGGTCCGCGGGGACGACCGCCGCGTCCTGA
- a CDS encoding sensor histidine kinase → MVSLRRARDRWPALVRRRAPQWWRRSDVTLRDLPLALLLVAVSFLPDAHGTQIGGLPDRPLDALALLLIALQSLPLAVRRRWPAVCLALVSVGFAVDQLRGYHSFASTALPIALLSVGAHLVRHRRTAAIVFSLAYVPLAVAFNRLDPGEPPSELVTFYLAMVLAWGLGAWLRSTRVADAEHRLRIAEDTRTAERTRIARELHDVVTHHVTAMVVQAEAARYLTASPDRLDQSLTAVTDTGRRAIADLRHLLDLLNPDHGTGHGTDQPRTPSGGGLLTLVEQTRLAGQPVEFTEEGSPAEPAGSAELVAYRVVQESLTNALKYAHGSRTSVQVRHAEREISVEVSTDGSGSGAGSPGGSGRGLAGLRERVDILGGDFSAGPRTAGGFVVRARIPAGSPS, encoded by the coding sequence ATGGTCAGTCTTCGGCGGGCCCGTGACCGGTGGCCCGCCCTGGTCAGGCGGCGGGCCCCGCAGTGGTGGCGCCGATCGGACGTCACCCTCCGGGACCTTCCGCTCGCGCTGCTGCTCGTCGCCGTCTCGTTCCTCCCGGACGCCCACGGGACGCAGATCGGCGGCCTGCCGGACCGCCCCCTGGACGCCCTGGCCCTCCTGCTGATCGCCCTCCAGAGCCTCCCGCTCGCGGTGCGCCGCCGCTGGCCGGCCGTCTGTCTCGCCCTGGTGTCGGTGGGGTTCGCCGTCGACCAGCTCCGCGGCTACCACTCGTTCGCGAGCACCGCGCTGCCGATCGCGCTGCTGAGCGTGGGGGCCCACCTGGTACGGCATCGGCGTACGGCCGCGATCGTCTTCTCCTTGGCGTACGTGCCGCTGGCGGTCGCGTTCAACCGGCTCGATCCGGGTGAGCCGCCGAGCGAACTCGTGACGTTCTATCTGGCGATGGTGCTGGCGTGGGGCCTGGGGGCATGGCTCAGGTCCACGCGGGTCGCGGACGCCGAGCACCGGCTCCGGATCGCCGAGGACACCCGGACCGCCGAACGCACCCGTATCGCCCGGGAGTTGCACGACGTCGTGACCCATCATGTGACGGCGATGGTCGTGCAGGCCGAGGCGGCGCGCTATCTCACCGCCTCGCCCGACCGCCTCGACCAGTCGCTGACCGCCGTCACCGACACCGGTCGGCGGGCCATCGCCGATCTGCGGCACCTGCTCGACCTGCTCAACCCCGACCACGGCACGGGACACGGCACCGACCAGCCGCGGACGCCGTCCGGCGGCGGGCTGCTCACGCTCGTGGAGCAGACGCGGCTGGCCGGGCAGCCGGTGGAGTTCACCGAGGAGGGCTCCCCGGCGGAGCCGGCGGGCAGCGCCGAACTCGTGGCCTACCGGGTGGTGCAGGAGTCCCTGACCAACGCCCTGAAATACGCTCACGGCAGCCGCACCTCGGTTCAGGTGCGGCACGCCGAAAGGGAGATCAGCGTGGAGGTCAGTACGGACGGTTCCGGCTCGGGGGCCGGTTCACCGGGCGGGAGCGGGCGGGGCCTCGCCGGTCTCCGCGAGCGGGTCGACATCCTGGGCGGCGACTTCAGCGCGGGCCCGCGGACGGCCGGCGGCTTCGTCGTACGGGCGCGGATACCCGCCGGGAGCCCTTCGTGA
- a CDS encoding SDR family NAD(P)-dependent oxidoreductase: MGQFEGMTAVVTGGGTGIGLATARRLAADGAHVFVTGRREADLDRAVETIGPERATAVVGDISEPADLDRLYDAVRARGRGLDVLFANAGTASFATLEEITEEHFDRIFGVNVRGTVFTVQKALPLLNDGASVILNSSVRADDGVAAFGTYAASKAAIRSFARTWANELKGRGVRVNAISPGTIDTPGLDAVVATQDVADAQDVPDASAAAGRPSVTKAQFAANVPLGRIGRADEVADAVAFLASGRSGFILGANLYVDGGENQL; encoded by the coding sequence ATGGGACAGTTCGAAGGCATGACCGCCGTCGTCACCGGCGGCGGCACCGGGATCGGTCTGGCGACCGCGAGGCGACTCGCGGCCGACGGCGCGCACGTGTTCGTCACCGGCCGGCGCGAGGCCGATCTGGACAGGGCCGTCGAGACCATCGGGCCGGAGAGGGCCACCGCGGTGGTGGGTGACATCTCCGAACCGGCCGATCTGGACCGGCTCTACGACGCGGTCCGCGCCCGGGGCCGGGGCCTGGACGTGCTCTTCGCCAACGCCGGCACCGCGTCGTTCGCGACGCTGGAGGAGATCACCGAGGAACACTTCGACCGGATCTTCGGAGTCAACGTCCGGGGCACGGTGTTCACGGTCCAGAAGGCGCTGCCGCTGCTCAACGACGGCGCCTCGGTCATCCTCAACTCCTCGGTGCGCGCCGACGACGGGGTCGCCGCGTTCGGCACGTACGCGGCCTCCAAGGCGGCGATCCGGTCCTTCGCCCGGACCTGGGCCAACGAGCTCAAGGGCCGCGGTGTCCGGGTCAACGCGATCTCCCCGGGCACGATCGACACCCCCGGCCTCGACGCCGTGGTCGCCACGCAGGACGTGGCGGACGCGCAGGACGTGCCGGACGCGTCGGCCGCCGCGGGCCGCCCGTCCGTCACCAAGGCGCAGTTCGCCGCGAACGTCCCGCTCGGCCGCATCGGGCGGGCGGACGAGGTCGCCGACGCGGTGGCCTTCCTCGCCTCCGGGCGGAGCGGCTTCATCCTCGGAGCCAACCTCTACGTCGACGGCGGCGAGAACCAGCTCTGA